A part of Candidatus Saccharibacteria bacterium genomic DNA contains:
- a CDS encoding histidine phosphatase family protein has translation MAHFYLVRHAESVANTHPERVGGRSNHSPLTERGKAQARQLGKFVREYDIQYDRVLSSPAKRTLATAKYAFNRTGRDIIVLNKLQEISQGIAEGMPRVEVYTPEVLAMIEKKGRDFAMPGGESTRQVGARMLKCLSRVADWASDEVPHMVVTHGTAIKSLVAELEDRSQQWIYAAPMPNASLTHVEIRGLEGVVHDYARDTQRDD, from the coding sequence ATGGCACACTTTTACCTAGTACGGCACGCTGAATCGGTTGCCAACACGCACCCCGAACGTGTGGGAGGTCGCTCGAATCACTCGCCACTAACCGAGCGCGGCAAAGCGCAGGCCAGGCAGCTCGGTAAATTTGTGCGCGAATACGACATTCAGTACGACAGAGTACTTAGTTCACCAGCAAAACGGACGCTTGCAACCGCAAAGTATGCCTTCAACCGCACGGGACGCGACATTATTGTGCTTAACAAACTACAAGAAATATCACAAGGTATCGCCGAAGGCATGCCGCGAGTTGAAGTCTACACCCCTGAGGTACTAGCAATGATCGAGAAAAAGGGGCGCGACTTTGCTATGCCAGGCGGCGAATCGACCCGACAAGTGGGAGCGCGTATGCTGAAGTGTTTGTCGCGGGTTGCCGACTGGGCGAGTGACGAAGTGCCGCATATGGTAGTGACCCACGGTACGGCAATCAAAAGCTTGGTGGCCGAGCTCGAGGACCGCTCGCAGCAGTGGATATATGCGGCTCCCATGCCAAATGCTTCGCTGACACACGTGGAAATACGCGGACTAGAGGGCGTAGTACATGACTACGCACGGGACACGCAGCGCGATGACTGA
- a CDS encoding TrmH family RNA methyltransferase, giving the protein MTELADTRNVVDNYKGMPLDDIVTDLDRQDSGLEIAVENLERDFNMGTIVRTANAFGVRHVHVIGRRQWNKRGAMMTDKYLHVHHYASAEAFMAAIAAKPLIAVDNIEGSIPLSQVALPMSCVLLFGAEGPGISAKLASQASQIVAIEQYGSTRSINVGVAAGIAMYAWLQQHRLRT; this is encoded by the coding sequence ATGACTGAGCTTGCCGATACGCGTAATGTCGTCGACAACTACAAGGGAATGCCCCTAGACGATATTGTGACTGATCTTGACCGGCAGGATAGTGGACTCGAAATTGCCGTAGAAAATCTGGAGCGCGATTTCAACATGGGAACGATTGTCCGTACGGCGAACGCTTTTGGGGTGCGGCATGTGCATGTGATAGGCCGTCGCCAATGGAATAAGCGCGGCGCCATGATGACCGACAAATACCTGCATGTGCACCACTACGCCTCGGCCGAGGCGTTTATGGCAGCAATTGCAGCTAAACCACTAATCGCAGTGGACAACATTGAAGGATCGATACCGCTTAGCCAGGTAGCGCTGCCAATGTCATGCGTACTACTGTTTGGCGCCGAGGGGCCGGGGATTAGCGCTAAACTTGCTAGCCAAGCAAGCCAGATTGTGGCGATCGAACAATATGGTAGCACCCGTAGTATTAACGTGGGCGTGGCCGCGGGCATTGCTATGTACGCCTGGCTGCAACAGCATAGATTGCGAACATAG
- a CDS encoding histidine--tRNA ligase: protein MSSLSSDPYKGARDWYPEDMRLRSYIFAVWHKIARSYGYEVYDTPLLEPVDVYAAKSGQELVNEQTYQFVDRGERRVAIRPEMTPSVSRMIAARRQEVALPARWYNIGRFLRYERPQRGREREFWQLNCDIFGCDGVAAEAEIITMGSEIMKAFGAKDDMFTIRINNRSIIDYMMAHYLGLDTVQAQLMMKLFDRKNKIAPESFRDQAIDIFGPEQAAGGLQKIAQLLAARTMADLPESIRDSEPVRDIQVLFTYLERAGIKNAVFDITLMRGLDYYTGTVFEFYDTHPENSRSLFGGGRYDGLVGLFGAEPLSAVGFAPGLTMMQLFLDAHDLLPTFHSTTDIYMVVIGETMRGAMRLADELRAEGVNVELDITDRKLDKQLKTAAKKAIPYMLFVGEKELDSEVYPLKNTISGEEKQLSVARIVSTIRDHRQRGEEEFDIASEE, encoded by the coding sequence ATGAGTTCACTCAGTAGTGATCCCTATAAAGGTGCCCGCGACTGGTACCCAGAAGACATGCGGCTTCGCAGTTACATATTTGCTGTATGGCATAAAATTGCTCGTAGCTATGGCTACGAAGTGTACGACACACCACTGCTTGAGCCTGTCGATGTGTATGCCGCCAAAAGTGGGCAGGAGCTTGTGAACGAACAGACCTATCAATTTGTCGACAGGGGTGAGCGACGGGTGGCAATTCGACCGGAAATGACACCAAGTGTTAGTCGCATGATAGCTGCGCGTCGCCAGGAAGTGGCGCTGCCGGCCCGGTGGTATAACATCGGTCGGTTCTTACGTTACGAACGACCACAAAGGGGCAGGGAGCGCGAGTTTTGGCAGCTTAACTGCGATATATTCGGCTGCGATGGCGTGGCGGCAGAAGCCGAAATCATCACAATGGGCAGCGAAATCATGAAAGCGTTTGGCGCCAAAGACGACATGTTCACTATTCGTATTAATAACCGAAGTATCATCGACTATATGATGGCGCATTACCTGGGGCTGGACACCGTGCAGGCGCAGCTGATGATGAAACTGTTTGATCGGAAAAACAAGATTGCACCCGAATCGTTTCGCGATCAAGCGATTGATATTTTTGGTCCCGAACAAGCTGCAGGTGGGCTGCAAAAAATAGCTCAGTTACTTGCCGCTCGAACGATGGCAGATCTACCCGAAAGTATCCGTGATAGCGAGCCGGTGCGCGATATTCAGGTGCTCTTTACCTACCTTGAGCGTGCCGGCATAAAAAACGCTGTCTTTGATATCACACTGATGCGCGGCCTGGACTACTACACTGGAACAGTGTTTGAGTTTTATGACACCCATCCCGAGAACAGTCGCTCATTGTTTGGCGGTGGTCGCTACGACGGTCTTGTGGGGCTATTTGGTGCCGAGCCGCTTAGTGCTGTAGGATTTGCTCCAGGGCTCACGATGATGCAGCTATTCCTTGATGCGCATGATTTGCTGCCAACATTTCACTCGACGACCGATATTTATATGGTTGTGATCGGCGAAACAATGCGTGGCGCTATGCGACTTGCCGATGAGCTACGTGCCGAAGGTGTCAATGTAGAACTCGACATCACTGATCGAAAACTTGATAAACAGCTAAAAACCGCAGCCAAGAAGGCTATTCCCTACATGCTATTTGTTGGTGAAAAGGAACTAGACAGCGAAGTATACCCGCTGAAAAATACCATCAGTGGCGAAGAAAAGCAGCTCAGCGTTGCTAGGATTGTCAGTACAATTCGAGACCATCGCCAGCGTGGTGAAGAAGAGTTCGACATCGCGTCGGAAGAGTAA
- a CDS encoding CDP-alcohol phosphatidyltransferase family protein has product MRESPLVVAAQQSHDTWRGFDERQKRAAVAASAVTFGRLGLRLVVEAATRTGRLSRKQRFVANLALDMADSIDGKIARHFDAVTPFGKVADPLADKIDFAIQEYGRVMRGELDAPTAAVRSARDLASTHVRHEQSLRAARGEIADADTGARPLNKWTSAFRAASLRVDDLFPGSRLAQGMQHTATAALIASGLSNVKEYRR; this is encoded by the coding sequence TTGCGTGAATCCCCACTGGTTGTTGCCGCCCAACAGTCGCATGACACGTGGCGGGGGTTTGATGAGCGGCAAAAACGAGCTGCAGTCGCTGCCTCTGCAGTCACCTTTGGTCGTCTTGGTCTTCGGTTGGTTGTAGAGGCCGCGACTCGTACTGGTAGGTTGTCGCGCAAGCAGCGTTTTGTTGCTAATTTAGCGCTTGATATGGCAGATAGTATCGACGGCAAAATAGCGAGACATTTTGACGCTGTGACACCGTTCGGCAAAGTTGCCGACCCGCTGGCTGATAAGATTGATTTTGCTATTCAGGAATACGGTAGAGTTATGCGTGGTGAGCTGGATGCCCCGACCGCTGCCGTGCGTAGCGCCCGCGACCTTGCATCCACTCATGTGCGCCACGAACAAAGCTTACGAGCCGCCCGCGGCGAGATTGCCGATGCCGATACCGGTGCACGGCCATTGAACAAGTGGACGTCTGCTTTTCGTGCCGCTTCTTTGCGCGTAGATGATTTATTTCCTGGTAGTAGACTGGCGCAGGGAATGCAACATACGGCGACTGCCGCGCTCATTGCGTCGGGTTTATCAAATGTCAAAGAATATCGTCGATAA
- the tig gene encoding trigger factor, with the protein MKTSVKHLSDTRVVVTITIGQEELTAAEQVALKKLAKSTKVAGFRKGHVPLEVVAKHVDPNTLAQETLDNALSRSVAEAFLGQNIQVLERPAVEVKKFVPGSELEFTAEADVLPHVVLGDYKKLKPLKTSIEVADTHIEEVVERIRKGLATKKTTKQAAVLGDETVIDFVGKKDDVAFDGGAGNDYPLVLGSGSFIPGFEDALVGAKAGEKLDIPLTFPKDYQAEDLAGKKVVFSVTVKKVNNIVLPEENDEFAAKAGPFTSMKELRTDIQSEITAQKEREAADAMKDDLVKQLIAKSKVAVPVVLKDDQIRSIEQDLTQNLMYRGMTIEQYFAQQGYADRDAWVKAEADELAENRIKAGLVLAELSKELKIEATADELVAHLNTYRQQYANNPDMAKRFDEPEIQREVANRLITEKTVEQLVALNSK; encoded by the coding sequence ATGAAGACATCTGTAAAACACTTATCTGATACACGCGTTGTGGTGACTATCACTATTGGACAAGAAGAGTTAACTGCAGCCGAGCAGGTCGCGCTCAAAAAACTTGCTAAATCAACCAAAGTAGCTGGCTTTCGTAAAGGCCATGTGCCACTCGAGGTTGTGGCGAAGCATGTCGATCCCAATACTCTTGCACAGGAAACACTCGACAATGCGCTTAGTCGGTCGGTCGCCGAAGCGTTTCTTGGCCAAAACATTCAGGTACTCGAACGCCCAGCGGTAGAAGTGAAAAAATTTGTACCGGGTAGCGAGCTTGAATTTACAGCTGAAGCTGACGTATTGCCCCATGTGGTACTGGGAGACTACAAGAAACTAAAGCCTCTCAAGACTTCAATTGAAGTCGCGGATACACACATTGAAGAGGTAGTAGAGCGTATCCGTAAGGGACTCGCGACGAAAAAAACTACCAAACAAGCTGCTGTGCTTGGCGATGAAACCGTGATTGATTTTGTGGGCAAAAAAGACGACGTGGCATTCGATGGTGGTGCCGGCAATGATTATCCGCTGGTTCTTGGGAGCGGATCATTCATCCCGGGATTTGAAGATGCGCTTGTGGGGGCAAAGGCTGGAGAAAAGTTGGATATTCCACTAACATTCCCTAAAGACTACCAGGCAGAAGATTTGGCCGGTAAAAAGGTAGTCTTTAGTGTTACGGTAAAAAAAGTGAATAACATCGTGCTTCCCGAAGAAAATGACGAGTTTGCCGCTAAGGCCGGACCATTTACCAGTATGAAGGAGCTACGTACCGACATTCAATCGGAAATCACAGCCCAAAAAGAGCGTGAAGCTGCCGATGCAATGAAGGACGATTTGGTGAAGCAGTTGATTGCTAAAAGTAAGGTTGCAGTGCCTGTGGTGCTCAAAGACGATCAAATTCGATCGATTGAACAGGATCTGACACAGAATTTGATGTATCGCGGCATGACAATCGAGCAATACTTTGCACAGCAGGGCTATGCTGACCGCGATGCATGGGTCAAGGCCGAGGCGGATGAGCTGGCCGAAAACCGTATCAAAGCCGGACTTGTTCTTGCTGAGCTGAGTAAAGAACTCAAGATTGAAGCGACTGCAGATGAACTAGTCGCCCACCTTAATACCTACCGCCAGCAGTATGCCAACAACCCTGATATGGCTAAGCGGTTTGATGAGCCAGAAATACAGCGTGAAGTTGCAAACAGGCTCATTACCGAGAAAACTGTCGAGCAGCTAGTAGCGCTCAACAGTAAATAA
- a CDS encoding ATP-dependent Clp protease proteolytic subunit, translating to MTKNYLVPNVIVKTRDGERGYDIYSRLLEDRIIFLGEDVNEHTANVVVAQLLHLANEDPTKDIHLYINSPGGSVYDGLAIYDTMNHIAPDVATYGIGLQASMGALLLSSGAKGKRHLLPNARVMIHQPSSGTQGKVTDQEISLREAIELKERLASIMAKNTGQKLVKVKADMERDFWMGAEEAKKYGVVDTVLAGK from the coding sequence ATGACGAAAAACTACCTTGTACCCAATGTGATTGTAAAAACTCGCGATGGTGAGCGCGGCTACGATATCTATTCACGGCTGCTCGAAGATCGCATCATTTTCCTCGGTGAAGACGTGAACGAGCATACCGCAAATGTTGTGGTCGCACAGCTACTGCACCTTGCGAATGAAGATCCCACAAAAGATATCCACTTATACATCAATAGCCCAGGGGGTAGTGTGTATGATGGGCTGGCCATTTACGACACAATGAACCATATCGCGCCAGACGTTGCCACTTACGGCATTGGCCTGCAAGCAAGTATGGGGGCGCTTCTTCTGAGTAGTGGCGCTAAAGGCAAGCGTCATTTGCTGCCTAACGCGCGCGTCATGATTCACCAGCCGAGTAGCGGAACGCAAGGTAAGGTGACTGACCAAGAAATCAGTTTACGTGAAGCAATCGAACTGAAGGAGCGACTTGCGTCGATTATGGCAAAAAACACTGGTCAGAAGCTTGTTAAAGTCAAGGCTGATATGGAGCGCGATTTCTGGATGGGTGCTGAAGAAGCAAAAAAATACGGTGTTGTCGACACGGTACTTGCCGGTAAGTAA
- the rsmD gene encoding 16S rRNA (guanine(966)-N(2))-methyltransferase RsmD, with protein sequence MYIRIIAGKYGGRKIDAPDNSRTHPMGERVRNAMFNSLGSRIEGAEVLDAFAGTGAVGLEAVSRGAKHCTFIERDKIAQKVLAKNVVLLGTENDTTIVNRSVASWINENLDARYDIIFADPPYHDLQLSTVSLLFGLLKPNGLMVLSHTGRGEGPNLLNGIVVVDNRSYGSAYLTFFRRES encoded by the coding sequence GTGTATATTCGGATAATTGCCGGCAAATATGGTGGCCGCAAAATCGATGCACCCGACAACAGCCGTACTCACCCTATGGGTGAACGCGTGCGCAATGCCATGTTTAATAGCCTGGGTAGCCGCATAGAAGGTGCAGAGGTACTCGATGCATTTGCTGGTACGGGAGCAGTAGGGCTTGAGGCAGTTAGCCGAGGTGCGAAGCACTGTACATTTATAGAACGCGATAAAATTGCGCAAAAAGTATTGGCAAAAAATGTGGTATTGCTAGGTACCGAAAATGACACGACAATTGTAAATAGATCTGTTGCTTCATGGATCAATGAAAATTTGGATGCTCGCTACGACATAATTTTCGCCGACCCGCCATACCACGACTTGCAGTTATCCACAGTCTCGTTACTTTTTGGGCTTCTCAAACCAAACGGGCTTATGGTATTATCCCATACAGGAAGAGGTGAGGGACCAAATCTGCTAAACGGAATTGTTGTGGTGGACAATCGTAGTTATGGATCTGCATACCTCACCTTCTTCCGCCGAGAATCATAG
- a CDS encoding prepilin-type N-terminal cleavage/methylation domain-containing protein, with product MRIAQKGFTLIELLVVIVVIAVLVAVTATMYQNAQVQARDTQIKDAADKFADAIMLWSANHNGAIPSGGSATAGTNGLNAQSDNCITGTIGWQGYRVIDIAATYQCTIGDVMVASGYLPAEMFDKLPINTIALSLSNRRVFMIYGCPSNTSYRILMYTLEDPTAGDTSNYNQIHTNCSTSAGDLTNYQNYGMRAAILLKFA from the coding sequence ATGCGCATAGCTCAAAAAGGTTTCACACTTATCGAACTACTGGTGGTAATTGTAGTGATTGCGGTACTCGTGGCGGTGACCGCAACAATGTATCAGAATGCACAGGTGCAAGCACGCGACACGCAGATCAAAGATGCTGCCGATAAGTTTGCTGATGCGATAATGCTATGGAGCGCAAATCATAACGGAGCAATACCTAGCGGCGGCTCGGCAACCGCAGGCACTAATGGTCTAAATGCGCAGAGTGATAACTGTATTACTGGTACGATAGGGTGGCAAGGTTACCGCGTCATTGATATCGCTGCCACGTATCAGTGTACGATCGGAGATGTGATGGTCGCCTCAGGGTACCTACCAGCAGAAATGTTTGATAAGTTACCGATCAATACAATCGCACTATCACTATCAAACCGTCGCGTCTTTATGATTTATGGATGCCCGAGTAATACGTCATACAGAATCCTGATGTATACGCTCGAAGATCCAACAGCTGGGGACACCAGCAACTACAATCAGATACACACAAATTGCTCAACAAGCGCAGGTGACCTGACTAACTATCAAAACTATGGTATGCGTGCTGCAATTCTACTCAAGTTCGCCTAG
- a CDS encoding FAD-binding oxidoreductase, whose amino-acid sequence MSKIASYLSGHLAGEVSTRSDVREAISTDLGILKLKPDMVIYPRNTNDIRKVCRFAWQLAEKGHTLPVTVRGAGTDSTGAALGKGAAVVMTAHMNRIFEYEPKQKLVRLQPGVAVGALQQSLALHGTSIMPLVGSHAFGTVGGAVANAVAGLMAGKYGTVDKAVDQLEVVLASGDVIQTGRINKRELSRRKGMQGFVGDIYRGIDAIIEENTDLLDTLRANDATGYNTIADVKQKDGSFDLTPLFIGSQGTLGIITEMIMRGEFRSLHMGVAAMVFASSNTARDALDELCSMTPAFVEYFDAELFETAAKCGRQYEFYKRALDEIKAPASVVIVGFDEFSDRVRAKRLKKVVKTFAKYEDVVFSTADGDEAQDMLAALDVTYYTALPGEQSEGAPGIFTGFHVPTERLEDFAKSVDLLAQKHHIALPLAGHVYTNTYGVYPTFDLHKVGDKQTVLKLLDALTQTVYSHGGTMVAEGGEGRLKSRFIYNQLDARIVKLYQEVRKVCDPHGYMNSGVKESIELRHLAEMIRDSHDAGQFARFGL is encoded by the coding sequence ATGAGTAAAATCGCTTCTTACCTTAGCGGTCACTTGGCGGGTGAAGTGTCAACGCGCAGCGATGTACGCGAAGCAATAAGTACAGACCTTGGTATTTTGAAACTAAAACCAGACATGGTTATTTACCCACGAAATACTAATGATATCCGAAAAGTTTGTCGATTTGCCTGGCAGTTAGCCGAAAAAGGCCACACTCTGCCTGTGACGGTGCGCGGTGCTGGCACCGATAGTACTGGGGCGGCACTGGGTAAGGGAGCTGCGGTCGTCATGACGGCTCACATGAACCGTATTTTTGAGTACGAGCCCAAGCAAAAACTCGTCCGTCTGCAACCAGGCGTGGCAGTTGGCGCTTTGCAACAGTCACTTGCACTACACGGAACTTCAATCATGCCGCTTGTAGGCTCACATGCGTTTGGTACGGTCGGCGGAGCAGTAGCCAATGCGGTCGCTGGGTTAATGGCCGGCAAATATGGCACGGTAGACAAAGCTGTCGATCAACTTGAAGTTGTGTTAGCAAGCGGTGATGTTATACAAACCGGCCGCATAAACAAACGCGAACTAAGCCGACGCAAAGGCATGCAAGGGTTTGTAGGTGATATTTACCGTGGAATCGACGCTATTATTGAAGAAAACACCGACCTGCTTGATACACTTCGCGCCAACGATGCGACCGGTTACAACACTATTGCTGATGTCAAGCAAAAAGATGGGAGCTTCGATCTGACACCATTGTTTATCGGTAGCCAAGGCACGCTCGGCATTATTACCGAAATGATTATGCGCGGCGAGTTCCGCAGCCTTCATATGGGCGTGGCAGCGATGGTGTTTGCAAGTAGCAATACTGCCCGCGATGCGCTAGACGAACTTTGTAGTATGACACCGGCGTTTGTAGAATACTTCGACGCCGAGCTGTTTGAAACGGCCGCTAAGTGTGGTCGCCAGTACGAATTTTACAAGCGTGCGCTTGATGAAATTAAGGCCCCTGCATCGGTAGTGATTGTCGGGTTTGACGAATTTAGCGACCGCGTTCGTGCAAAGCGGCTGAAAAAAGTTGTTAAAACATTTGCCAAGTATGAAGATGTCGTATTTTCAACCGCCGACGGTGATGAGGCGCAGGATATGCTCGCTGCACTCGACGTTACCTACTATACAGCCCTGCCTGGGGAGCAGAGTGAGGGGGCTCCAGGAATCTTTACTGGGTTCCACGTTCCTACAGAGCGACTCGAAGATTTTGCAAAGTCAGTTGATTTACTTGCTCAAAAGCATCATATAGCTCTGCCTCTGGCTGGGCATGTGTATACTAATACCTATGGGGTGTATCCGACGTTCGATCTTCACAAAGTGGGCGACAAGCAAACAGTGCTCAAGCTCCTCGACGCACTTACACAAACAGTATACTCACACGGTGGTACTATGGTGGCCGAAGGTGGCGAGGGCCGACTCAAGTCAAGGTTTATTTATAATCAACTCGACGCACGCATTGTAAAGCTGTATCAAGAAGTACGTAAAGTGTGTGACCCGCATGGCTATATGAATTCGGGGGTGAAAGAATCAATAGAGCTGCGGCATCTGGCCGAAATGATTCGTGACAGCCACGATGCCGGACAGTTCGCTCGTTTCGGGCTATAA